CGGCTCGAATGGAGGCAACCACATGAAATATTTGCTGCTGGTGTACGGTGATGAGCAGGCCTCGGATGAAGCCGAGAAGGAGCAGTGCCGCGAGGAGTCCGCGCAGTTGGTGCATCAGATCAGGTCAACCGGGAAGTATCTCGCCGCCGCCCCGCTGCACCCTGTGTCGACGGCGACCAGCGTCCGGGTGCGCGAGGGCAAACGGCTGGTGACCGACGGTCCGTTCGCGGAGACGCGCGAACAGTTGGGCGGCTACTTCTTGGTCGACGCCCGGAACCTCGACGAGGCGATCGACATCGCCGGACGGATTCCAGGCGCGCGGCTCGGGACTGTTGAAATTCGACCGCTGATGGAGATGCCCGGCCTGTCTTCGCATTAGAGAGGTTCCGAAAGGCCGCACCAGGCCCGAGATGCGCTCAGCCGGCAACGTCGGCCAGTGACGGGGGACGAGTGGTGGCGACCCCTACCTCGGGGTTTCTCCGCCGATGCCCTGCGGGTGCTCGCCGGCAGGAGCGTGCGGGCGTTTGGGGATGGGTTCGTCTCTTTGTTGCTGCCGATTTACCTGCTCCGGCTCGGCTTCAGCCCGTTGGCCATCGGTTCGATCATTACCGGCACGCTGCTTGGGTCCGCCTTACTCACTCTCACATTAGGGTTGATCGCCCATCGGTATTCCCGGCGGTGGATGTTACTCGGCGCCTGCCTGCTGATGGCGGCGACTGGGATGGGCTTCGCGCTTACCCGCGAGTACTGGCCCATTCTGATCGTTGCTTTTGTCGGTACCATGAACCCTTCGGCCGGCGATGTGAGCGTCTTCCTGCCGCTCGAACACACCGTGCTGGCCGAGACGGTCGAGCCGCGGCGGCGGACGGCGCTGTTTGCGCGCTACAGCCTGGCCGGGACACTCGTGGCGGCGATGGGAACGCTGGCCGCGGCGATCCCCGACCTTGTCGCGGCCCGCGTTGGAATCAGCCGGGTCGCCGCCGTGCAGTTCACGTTCTGGGTGTACGGCGCGCTCGGTCTCGTGGCGTTCCTCCTGTATCGCCCGCTGTCGGCGGCCGTCGAGGCGCCGTCTCGGCCCGAGGCCCCGCGGCCGGCGTTGGGACAATCGAAACAGGTCATCTACAGCCTCGCCGCGCTGTTCAGCATCGATGCGTTCGGAGGCGGATTCTTCGTCCAGTCGCTGCTCGCGCTCTGGCTCTTCCAAGCGTTCCATCTCTCCGTGGCGACGGCCTCGTCGATCCTGTTCTGGAGCAGCGTGTGTTCCGCACTCTCGTTTCTGGTGGCTGTGCCGATCTCCGAGCGGATCGGTCTGATCAATACGATGGTGTTCACACACCTGCCGTCGAACATCTTTCTGATCCTGGTCCCGTTTGCGCCCAACCTCGCCACGGCGATTGGCCTGCTGCTGGCCCGCAACGCGCTTTCGCAAATGGATGTGCCCACGCGCACATCCTATGTCATGGCGGTGGTAACACCCGAGGAACGCCCCGCCGCGGCAAGCATTACCGCCGTGCCCAGAAGCCTCGCCACGGCCGCGAGCCCGATCCTCGCAGGATACCTGCTCACGCTCTCGACCTTCGGCTGGCCGCTGCTCATCGGCGGCGCGCTGAAAGGAATATACGATGTGCTGCTGCTGATCAAGTTCCGAGGAGTTCGCGCCGCGGAGGAACGTCCCGCCACGGGCCCGCTTCTATGATAGGTCGTGAGATCCCGCCGCTTACCGGGACGACGCCGCTACGGTGCCGAGGCCGGGCAAGACAGGAGTCTTCTCCATCTGCACCGCGCGCAGCGCGCGCGGGTCCAACTTCAACGCGTCCAGGATCGTCGGCGCGACCTGAGCCGTCCGCACTGGAGCCGGCGACACCCGCGGCTCCAACCCGGGGATCGAGACCAGGAGGGCGACGTGCGTGTCATCGTCGGAGAACCCCCCGTGCTCGGCGATCTTGGTCGCCGTCAAGCTCGCGTAGATCACTCCCACCGTCGGCTGCACGATAATGTCCGGTGTGCGCGAATCGGCCGCGTGGGTGTCGAACATCCGGACCAGCCCGTCACCGGCGATGACCGCGTCGATGCCCGCGAACCGCTGGGTGGCCCGGAGCGCCGCGGCGACGGATGCGGTCTTGGCCCGGTCGCGCAGCCACAGCAGGGACACGCTGTCCTGGGTGGCGTGCGCAAGGAGATCATGTTGCACGGTGTTGACGATCTTTGGGATCATCCCCTTGTCAACGACCTGTCTCCGCGTCGGATCGATCGGGGACTGACCGTGCTTCGCGGTGATCACGATGAGGGTGGACGCCAGGAGATTCCGCGCGCGCAGCTCGCCGACGAACTGGCCGATGGAACGATCGGTATGCCGGAGCGCCTCGAGCAGCATCGCGCCGGGGGTGGCGCCGGCATCGCGGTAGCCGCCGCCCGGCAGTTTTTGGGCCACGCTCACCGCTTGGAAATTCATGCCGAACAGGACGGGGACCGGGACCGCCGTGACGCCCGCGTGATCCTTGCCCTGGATCTCGTTGAGGACGGCCCGGACCTTGAGGTCGTCGTTGGCCTCGGCGTCCTGGACCGTGCCCGTCGCCCTCCCTTTGTCCGCGGCGATCTCGGGGGTGTAGAGATCGTCGACGCCTTGCCCGGAGGGGCCGCGCACGATGTCGTACGAGAGGTGCTTGTCGGCCCAGGCGGTGCGGCGCTCCGGCGACCGCACAACTTCGAAGATCGTGTTGACCCGGAGGTAGTCATGCGGGAAGACCGCCGCGCACCCCCGCCGTGGGTCGCGGGTGAGGCGGGCCGGATCGATGCCCCCGCCACCGTCGATGGCATCAGGATTTTTGTCGATGGACTCGTCGAACGCCACCTCCACCCCGGTCGTGCTGCAGTTGGAGCCCGGCGCGGACAGGCCTCGATCGTAACTCACGTCGTACCACACGCCCGTGGCGGCAGGGGACCCGCCCGTGAGGATGGCCACCAGGCCGGGAAAGGAATCCGACGGAAGGGCAGACGTCGCCGCAGCGTAGGTGACCCCCGCGCGGCTGAGCTCGGCGAGCGTCGAGTCCGGGGCGCCTTTAATGAAGCCGGTGAGGTCCACGGCGTGCAGCCCGTCAACGCTCAGCAGCAGCACCCGCTGAACGGAGAACGCCGTGCCGGCGGGCCCCGACAACGCGGCGGGCGCCACCAACGAACCGGCCGTGCCACATGCGACCAAGGCAAGCCACAACCGTGCCGAACGCATCATCGGGTGATTCCTCCGATCGGGGGGATGGGGGTCAGGCCACCACTGTAGCAGAAACGGCGATGGTGCAGGTTAGGCGGAGGTGAAAATCGGCTGAAATCTTCACCAGGCCTTAACGCCGCCATAACGCAGGTGAATGAGTACTCGCGAAGTACCGCTAATGTCGGACGACGCGTAGGAGGAGGACGGGGTGCGGGAGTACGATCTCGTCGTCATCGGGAGTGGGCCGGCCGGCCAAAAAGCCGCGATCGCGGCCTCCAAGCTCGGCAAGCAGGTGGCGATCGTCGAGCGAAATCCCGACGTGGGCGGCATTTGCATCCACCAGGGCACGATCCCCAGCAAGGCCCTGCGCGAGGTGGTCTCGTACCTGTCGGGGGTGCGCCAGCGCCAGGTCTACGGGGCTGCCTACCGCGTCAAAGAGAAGATCACCATCCAGGACCTCACCTTCCGCACCCAGCGCGTGATCGAGGCCGAGGTGAATGTCGTCAGGGATCAATTGATTCGCAACTCCGTCGACATCGAGTCCGGAACCGCTTCGCTGCTCGATCCGCACCGGGTCGCGGTGACCACGCCCGACTCGACGGTGGCGCTGACCGCGGACAAGATCATCATTGCCGTCGGCACGGTGCCGGATCGCCCGGCCGGCATCGAGTTCGACGACCGCCGGGTCATCGATAGCGACGGACTCCTCAACCTGACGGACGTTCCGCGGACCATGACCTTCGTGGGGGCCGGCGTCGTCGGGGTCGAGTACGCCACGATCTTCCAGGTGCTCGGCGTACGGGTGACGCTCATCGACGGCCGGGAGCGTCCGCTGGACTTTGTGGACCACGAGATCGAGGACGCGCTCTACTATCACATGCGCGACCAGGGGGTCACCCTGCGGTTCGGCGAGCGTGTGTCCAGGGTCGCGCCGAGCGCCGACGGGCGGGTGCTCGTGTCGTTGGAGAGCGGCAAGAGCCTGACCACGGACTCGCTCATGTTCTCCGCGGGGCGGGTGGGGGCGACCGAAAACCTGAACTTAGAAGAGGTGGGGATCCGCACGGACCACCGCGGCCGCATCAAGGTGGACGAGATGTACCGCACAGATGTCGAAAACATCTATGCGGTCGGCGACGTCATCGGGTTCCCCAACCTCGCCTCGACGTCGATGGAACAGGGACGGATCGCCGCGATGCATGCATTCGGCATCGACGCGCCCCGGATGTCGTCGCGGCTCCCCTATGGGATGTATACGATCCCGGAGATTGCCATGATCGGCCCCACCGAGCAGGAGTTGACGAAGAGCGCGGTGCCCTACGAAGTCGGCGTGGCACCTTTCCGGGAGCTCTCCCGCGTGCAGATCAGCGGCGGCCGGGGCGGTATGCTCAAGCTCCTGTTCCATCGCGAGGCGCTCAAGCTGCTGGCGGTGCACATCATCGGCCAGAACGCCACCGAGCTGGTGCACATCGGCCAGGCTATCATCGACCACGGAGGGACGATCGAATATCTGCGCGACGCCGTCTTCAACTATCCGACCCTGGCCGAGGCCTACAAGGCCGCGGCGCTGAACGGATTGAACAGGTTGTGACGCCCGGCATTCATCGGCGCACGTGCGGCCGCAGATCGACGGCGCGGCCCTGCTCGGCGGACAGATACGCTCCATAGCAGACCACGGTGACGTCGCGGGCCAGCATCGCCCCGCTCACCGGTTCGCGGTCCGACGCCACGGCCTCGCAGAAGTCCTGCAGCTCCTGCGGAAACCCGTTCATCCAGTGTTCGTCCCCGCTGGTGAACTGCCAGCCCGAGGCCGTCTCCACCTTTTCGCGAATGTACTCGCCCCCGTAGAGGCCGTCGCGCGGGGCGTAGGCGACGACGCTCGTGTTGGGGACGTTATTGGCGTGGACGACGGCCTGGCTGCCGTAGATCGAGAGCACATTCTGAATACCCCCGAGGACGATGTCGGACGCCGTGATCTGGGCGACGGTGCCGTCGTCAAACGTGAGGAACAGTGCGCCCCAATCCTCCGAATCGACCCAGCCTTCCCGGATGAATTTCTCCGTGTCGGCGAGGAAGCCGCGGGTCTGCGTCAGCCGGGCCACACACGCCGTGACGCTCGCCGGCCGGATAGGCTCGCCGTACTTCCGGCGCCCTTCGTCGTATTTGAGCTGCAGCGCGGCGCCGAGCGGGTGACACCCCTTGTTGATCAGGCTCCCCCCTCCGCTGTACCGCCACTGCCGCGCGTAATCGGAGTGGGTGCCGCTGTGCGACTCCTCGCCGACGATCCGGAGGATCGCCCCCCCGGTCCGGTCCACGAGCCGGGCCGCCTTCCGGATGTTCGGGCTGTACACCCAGTTCTCGGCGTAGTGGAGCCGGACCCCGGCGCGCCGCAGGGCGTCCAGCGCGCGGTCGGCGCTCTCGAGCGCGCCCGCGAGCATCTCGGCCCGCGCGAACCGGTTCCCGACCAGAGGCTCACCGTCTCCGAAGAACCCCGTGAACGGCTTCTCGCAGATGACGGCCTTCCCGGCCTCGGCGCAGCGGAGGATAAAGGGGACGTGCTGGTAGTTGGAAATGCACAGATCGACGAGATTGATCTGCGGATCGGCGAGCAGCTCGTCCACGCCGCGGTACGCCCGCTCGAGTCCGTGCTTTTCCGCGAACTGCCGGCTGCGCTCCGGGTTGCGGGAGGCGACTCCCGCGATCCGCAGATCCACGCCGTGGACGTGCGCGTAGTTTTCCATGTGGAGATTCGCGGCGAAGCCGGCGCCGATGATGCCAATCGTGACGTTCCGATCTCCAGGCACAGGCCGTTCCCTCCTATCGATTGTGCCGGTACGGGTCCAGCAGATCGCGCAGGCCGTCGCCGACCAGATTGAGCGAAAAGACGAGCACCACGATCGAGACGCCGGGGAAGAACGCGTACCAGGGCGACTGAAAGAGGTAGTCGCGGGCGCTCGACAACATCACGCCCCACTCCGGTGTTGGCGGCTGCGCTCCCAGCCCAAGGAAACTGAGGGAGGCTTCGTAGAGGACGGCGTAGGCAAACCCGAGGGACACCAGGACCGTCAGCGGGCCGATCAGGTTGGGCAGCAGTGTGCGAACGATAATGTAGGGTGTGGAGGCGCCCACGGCGTGGGCCGCGGCCACATACTCGAACTCTCGTTCCCGGAGGATGGCGGAGCGGGAGACCCGCGCGAAGTTGGGCAGGGAGGCCAGCGCGATGGCCACAACGACGCTCGGCTCCCCAGGACCGAGCACGCTGACGATCGCGATACCGAGGAGCACTACCGGAAAGGCGAAGAAGATGTCGGTGATCCGCCCGGTGATGGTATCGTACACGCCCCCAAAGTAGCCCGCCGTGAGGCCGATCGTGCTCCCGATGAGGACCGCGAGCAGCACGGCGGCGCCGCTTGCCAGCAGCGTCAATCGGGCCCCGAAGAACACCCGGCTCAGAATGTCGCGCCCGAACTCGTCGGTGCCGAACGGATGCGAGCCCGACGGCGGCTGGAGCGTGGCGGCCATATTCTGCCGGTCGGGTGCGTAGGGAGAGATCGCCGCGGCCGCCAGCGCGACCACGCACAGCGCCAGCACAACCCCCAGACCGACCAACAAGGTCCCCCGCTTGCCCGCCCACCGAGCGGCCCGCCGGAGCGACGAGGTCGCGATCGGCCGGCTGGTGACGCGGGCCCCCCCGACGTACTCCATGCGGGCGGCGCGGTCGGGCTCGACTGCTCCCATGCGCAGGCTACCGCCAGCTCGTGGCCTGCCCGAGCCGGACTCGCGGATCGAGCACCGGGTAGAGGAGATCAACGACGAGATTGACCAGCACAAACGCCGCGGCGATCAACAGGATAATCCCCACGGCGACCTGGTAATCGCGGTTCAGGATTGCGTTCAGCACCAACCGGCCTACCCCCGGCAGGGCAAAGACGGACTCCGTGATGACCGTACCGCCCAGCAGATACCCCATCTGCACTCCTAAGACGGTCATGAACGGAATCAACGCGTTGCGCATCGCATGGCGCACCAGCACCATCGCGGCGGCCAGGCCTTTGGCGCGCGCGGTGCGGATGTAATCCGCGTTGAGCACGTCCAGCATGCCCGCCCGCAGGTAGCGCATCAGCTGGGTCGAGGCGAACGTCCCAAGCGCAATCGCGGGGAGGATCATGCTGCGAATGTTCGCGGGCAGGCCCTGAGAGAGGGGGGTGAAGCCGCCGGCCGGCAGCCACCGCAGCTCCGCGCCGAACACGTAGATCAACATGATCCCGAGCCAGAAGCCGGGGATGGACAGCCCGATGAACCCGACCGCCGTCGCCCCCAGATCGAACCAGGACCTGGGCCGGACGGCGGAGATGATCCCGGTCGGGACGGCGATCGCGACGGCGATGACGAGCGCGAGCAGCGCCAGCTCCAAGGTGACCGGAAACGCGCGCCCCACGAGTCGCAGGACGGTCTGGTGACTGAAGTAGGATTCGCCCAGGTTGCCCCGGGCGATGTTTCCCATCCAGACGCCGTACCGAACGTAGATGGGCTGGTCCAACCCCCACTGATGGCGGAGGCTGGCCACCACCTCGGGTGGGGCCTCGGCGCCCGCCAGCACCTGGGCCGGGTCGCCGGGGATGAAG
The bacterium DNA segment above includes these coding regions:
- a CDS encoding YciI family protein; its protein translation is MKYLLLVYGDEQASDEAEKEQCREESAQLVHQIRSTGKYLAAAPLHPVSTATSVRVREGKRLVTDGPFAETREQLGGYFLVDARNLDEAIDIAGRIPGARLGTVEIRPLMEMPGLSSH
- a CDS encoding MFS transporter; this translates as MLAGRSVRAFGDGFVSLLLPIYLLRLGFSPLAIGSIITGTLLGSALLTLTLGLIAHRYSRRWMLLGACLLMAATGMGFALTREYWPILIVAFVGTMNPSAGDVSVFLPLEHTVLAETVEPRRRTALFARYSLAGTLVAAMGTLAAAIPDLVAARVGISRVAAVQFTFWVYGALGLVAFLLYRPLSAAVEAPSRPEAPRPALGQSKQVIYSLAALFSIDAFGGGFFVQSLLALWLFQAFHLSVATASSILFWSSVCSALSFLVAVPISERIGLINTMVFTHLPSNIFLILVPFAPNLATAIGLLLARNALSQMDVPTRTSYVMAVVTPEERPAAASITAVPRSLATAASPILAGYLLTLSTFGWPLLIGGALKGIYDVLLLIKFRGVRAAEERPATGPLL
- a CDS encoding alkaline phosphatase family protein; amino-acid sequence: MMRSARLWLALVACGTAGSLVAPAALSGPAGTAFSVQRVLLLSVDGLHAVDLTGFIKGAPDSTLAELSRAGVTYAAATSALPSDSFPGLVAILTGGSPAATGVWYDVSYDRGLSAPGSNCSTTGVEVAFDESIDKNPDAIDGGGGIDPARLTRDPRRGCAAVFPHDYLRVNTIFEVVRSPERRTAWADKHLSYDIVRGPSGQGVDDLYTPEIAADKGRATGTVQDAEANDDLKVRAVLNEIQGKDHAGVTAVPVPVLFGMNFQAVSVAQKLPGGGYRDAGATPGAMLLEALRHTDRSIGQFVGELRARNLLASTLIVITAKHGQSPIDPTRRQVVDKGMIPKIVNTVQHDLLAHATQDSVSLLWLRDRAKTASVAAALRATQRFAGIDAVIAGDGLVRMFDTHAADSRTPDIIVQPTVGVIYASLTATKIAEHGGFSDDDTHVALLVSIPGLEPRVSPAPVRTAQVAPTILDALKLDPRALRAVQMEKTPVLPGLGTVAASSR
- the sthA gene encoding Si-specific NAD(P)(+) transhydrogenase, whose product is MREYDLVVIGSGPAGQKAAIAASKLGKQVAIVERNPDVGGICIHQGTIPSKALREVVSYLSGVRQRQVYGAAYRVKEKITIQDLTFRTQRVIEAEVNVVRDQLIRNSVDIESGTASLLDPHRVAVTTPDSTVALTADKIIIAVGTVPDRPAGIEFDDRRVIDSDGLLNLTDVPRTMTFVGAGVVGVEYATIFQVLGVRVTLIDGRERPLDFVDHEIEDALYYHMRDQGVTLRFGERVSRVAPSADGRVLVSLESGKSLTTDSLMFSAGRVGATENLNLEEVGIRTDHRGRIKVDEMYRTDVENIYAVGDVIGFPNLASTSMEQGRIAAMHAFGIDAPRMSSRLPYGMYTIPEIAMIGPTEQELTKSAVPYEVGVAPFRELSRVQISGGRGGMLKLLFHREALKLLAVHIIGQNATELVHIGQAIIDHGGTIEYLRDAVFNYPTLAEAYKAAALNGLNRL
- a CDS encoding Gfo/Idh/MocA family oxidoreductase; this encodes MPGDRNVTIGIIGAGFAANLHMENYAHVHGVDLRIAGVASRNPERSRQFAEKHGLERAYRGVDELLADPQINLVDLCISNYQHVPFILRCAEAGKAVICEKPFTGFFGDGEPLVGNRFARAEMLAGALESADRALDALRRAGVRLHYAENWVYSPNIRKAARLVDRTGGAILRIVGEESHSGTHSDYARQWRYSGGGSLINKGCHPLGAALQLKYDEGRRKYGEPIRPASVTACVARLTQTRGFLADTEKFIREGWVDSEDWGALFLTFDDGTVAQITASDIVLGGIQNVLSIYGSQAVVHANNVPNTSVVAYAPRDGLYGGEYIREKVETASGWQFTSGDEHWMNGFPQELQDFCEAVASDREPVSGAMLARDVTVVCYGAYLSAEQGRAVDLRPHVRR
- a CDS encoding ABC transporter permease, whose protein sequence is MGAVEPDRAARMEYVGGARVTSRPIATSSLRRAARWAGKRGTLLVGLGVVLALCVVALAAAAISPYAPDRQNMAATLQPPSGSHPFGTDEFGRDILSRVFFGARLTLLASGAAVLLAVLIGSTIGLTAGYFGGVYDTITGRITDIFFAFPVVLLGIAIVSVLGPGEPSVVVAIALASLPNFARVSRSAILREREFEYVAAAHAVGASTPYIIVRTLLPNLIGPLTVLVSLGFAYAVLYEASLSFLGLGAQPPTPEWGVMLSSARDYLFQSPWYAFFPGVSIVVLVFSLNLVGDGLRDLLDPYRHNR
- a CDS encoding ABC transporter permease, with product MARYLIWRAVSVVPTLLGITVLVFLVTYFIPGDPAQVLAGAEAPPEVVASLRHQWGLDQPIYVRYGVWMGNIARGNLGESYFSHQTVLRLVGRAFPVTLELALLALVIAVAIAVPTGIISAVRPRSWFDLGATAVGFIGLSIPGFWLGIMLIYVFGAELRWLPAGGFTPLSQGLPANIRSMILPAIALGTFASTQLMRYLRAGMLDVLNADYIRTARAKGLAAAMVLVRHAMRNALIPFMTVLGVQMGYLLGGTVITESVFALPGVGRLVLNAILNRDYQVAVGIILLIAAAFVLVNLVVDLLYPVLDPRVRLGQATSWR